The proteins below come from a single Gimesia chilikensis genomic window:
- the ppdK gene encoding pyruvate, phosphate dikinase: MSGQKYVYFFGDGKADGDATLRNTLGGKGANLAEMINIGLPVPAGFTLNTDVCIHYSKTGGEYPEGVDAQVEEALAKVEEAMGAKFGCDTNPLLVSCRSGARESMPGMMDTVLNIGLNDTTVEALAKQSGNEAFAWDSYRRFVQMYGDVVMGMKGEHEDPFEHALEAKREKAGVQYDSELSAEHLKELVAEFKTLIKESTGKDFPTDPKQQIWGAIGAVFSSWDNDRAVVYRRDYGIPHNWGTACNVQAMVYGNLGDDCATGVGLTRNCSTGEPGFCGDYLINAQGEDVVAGIRTPKQIEATLSSDMPEGYKQLEEIGQILEKHYKDVQDIEFTIQRGKVWMLQTRNAKRTGFAAVRIAVDLVNEGLVSKEEAITKRRIPADDLNQLLQPIFDPAEKQKSAQEGNLLTKGINAGPGAASGHICFSAEEAEAIFNRDNSAQLVLVRRETSPEDLRGMRVSKGILTALGGASSHAALVSRQMGKACVVGASELKIDSAAGTITAGDKVLKSGDWISIDGFTGEIFAGKVETKPSEIVEVLISKTMKPEDSEAFQRYQQLMGWVDEIRKLRVRTNADQPDQAAEAIAFGAEGIGLCRTEHMFFHHLAEIREMIAAGDVESRTKAVNKLLPFQREDFTGIFKAMNGLPVTIRLLDPPLHEFLSDRHLEENPTLAEELANELGVTVEFIRRRVEELHELNPMLGHRGCRLGIVYPEITAMQARAIMEAACDVQKEGIEVHPEIMVPLAGFQTEFDNQASIIREVAEQVLEEKGVKVEYMVGTMVELPRAAICADQIAETAQFFSFGTNDLTQTTLGMSRDDYGTFIGHYRENDIIPADPFQTIDQDGVGRLMQTGVERGRGTRSDLKIGICGEHGGDPASVIFCHGLGLDYVSCSPFRVPIARLAAAQAVLDEKA, translated from the coding sequence ATGTCAGGTCAAAAGTATGTGTACTTCTTCGGTGATGGAAAAGCAGATGGCGACGCCACATTGCGCAATACCCTGGGGGGGAAAGGGGCCAACCTGGCAGAAATGATTAACATCGGGCTCCCCGTCCCAGCTGGTTTCACCCTGAATACAGACGTCTGTATTCACTACAGCAAAACCGGAGGCGAATACCCCGAAGGTGTAGACGCACAGGTTGAAGAAGCTCTGGCCAAAGTCGAAGAAGCCATGGGCGCTAAATTCGGCTGTGACACCAACCCCCTGCTCGTCTCCTGCCGTTCCGGTGCCCGGGAATCCATGCCCGGTATGATGGACACCGTTTTGAACATCGGTCTGAACGACACCACCGTCGAAGCACTGGCGAAACAGTCCGGCAACGAAGCGTTCGCCTGGGACAGCTACCGCCGCTTCGTGCAGATGTACGGCGATGTGGTTATGGGTATGAAAGGTGAACACGAAGATCCGTTCGAACATGCTCTCGAAGCCAAGCGTGAAAAAGCCGGCGTCCAATACGACTCTGAACTGAGTGCCGAACACCTCAAAGAACTGGTGGCTGAATTCAAGACACTGATCAAAGAGAGCACTGGAAAGGACTTCCCGACCGATCCCAAACAGCAGATCTGGGGTGCTATCGGAGCCGTATTCAGCAGCTGGGATAACGACCGTGCTGTCGTTTACCGCCGCGATTATGGCATTCCTCACAACTGGGGAACCGCCTGTAACGTACAGGCTATGGTTTACGGAAACCTGGGCGACGACTGTGCGACTGGTGTCGGCCTGACCCGTAACTGTTCGACCGGTGAACCTGGTTTCTGTGGCGACTACCTGATCAACGCTCAGGGTGAAGACGTGGTGGCTGGTATTCGTACTCCGAAACAGATCGAAGCTACTTTGAGCAGCGACATGCCGGAAGGTTACAAGCAGCTCGAAGAAATCGGTCAGATCCTGGAAAAACACTACAAAGACGTGCAGGACATCGAGTTCACAATTCAGCGTGGCAAGGTCTGGATGCTGCAGACTCGTAACGCAAAACGAACCGGTTTTGCCGCCGTCCGCATCGCCGTCGATCTGGTAAACGAAGGCCTGGTCAGCAAAGAAGAAGCGATCACCAAACGCCGGATTCCTGCTGACGACCTGAACCAGCTCCTGCAGCCGATTTTTGACCCGGCTGAAAAACAGAAATCCGCCCAGGAAGGCAACCTGCTGACCAAGGGTATCAACGCCGGTCCAGGTGCTGCCAGTGGTCACATCTGCTTCAGTGCTGAAGAAGCCGAAGCCATTTTCAACCGTGACAACTCCGCTCAGCTGGTACTCGTTCGTCGCGAAACCAGCCCCGAAGACCTTCGCGGAATGCGTGTTTCAAAGGGGATTCTGACCGCCCTGGGTGGTGCCAGCTCACACGCTGCCCTGGTGAGCCGCCAGATGGGTAAAGCTTGTGTTGTCGGTGCTTCTGAACTGAAGATTGACTCCGCAGCCGGAACCATCACCGCCGGTGACAAGGTTCTCAAGAGCGGTGACTGGATCAGCATCGACGGTTTCACAGGCGAAATCTTCGCCGGTAAAGTGGAAACCAAACCGAGTGAAATCGTGGAAGTTCTGATCTCCAAAACCATGAAACCTGAAGACTCAGAAGCATTTCAGCGATACCAGCAACTGATGGGCTGGGTTGACGAAATCCGCAAGCTGCGTGTTCGAACTAACGCTGACCAGCCCGATCAGGCAGCTGAAGCCATTGCTTTCGGTGCTGAAGGGATTGGTCTGTGTCGAACCGAGCACATGTTCTTCCACCACCTCGCTGAAATCCGCGAAATGATCGCTGCCGGCGATGTGGAATCACGCACCAAAGCTGTTAACAAGCTGCTGCCCTTCCAGCGCGAAGACTTTACCGGCATCTTCAAGGCCATGAATGGTCTGCCGGTAACCATTCGTCTGTTGGATCCACCGCTGCACGAGTTCCTCTCTGACCGTCACCTGGAAGAAAACCCGACACTGGCAGAAGAACTGGCCAACGAACTGGGTGTGACTGTTGAATTCATCCGTCGCCGTGTAGAAGAACTGCACGAGCTGAACCCGATGCTGGGTCATCGTGGCTGTCGTCTGGGTATTGTTTATCCAGAAATCACCGCGATGCAGGCCCGGGCCATCATGGAAGCCGCCTGCGACGTGCAGAAAGAAGGCATCGAAGTGCATCCTGAAATCATGGTGCCTCTGGCTGGATTCCAGACCGAATTCGATAACCAGGCCAGCATCATCCGTGAAGTTGCCGAGCAGGTTCTGGAAGAAAAAGGCGTCAAGGTTGAGTACATGGTCGGAACCATGGTCGAACTGCCGCGTGCTGCCATCTGTGCAGATCAGATCGCAGAAACCGCTCAGTTCTTCAGCTTCGGTACCAACGACCTGACCCAGACCACTCTGGGTATGAGCCGTGACGACTACGGTACCTTCATCGGTCACTACCGTGAAAATGACATCATTCCTGCAGACCCGTTCCAGACCATCGACCAGGATGGTGTAGGTCGTCTGATGCAGACCGGTGTCGAACGCGGTCGTGGTACTCGCTCTGACCTCAAGATCGGGATTTGTGGTGAACACGGTGGTGATCCTGCCAGTGTGATCTTCTGCCACGGACTGGGTCTGGATTACGTCAGCTGCTCACCTTTCCGGGTTCCAATCGCCCGTCTGGCAGCAGCCCAGGCTGTACTGGATGAAAAAGCATAA
- the fusA gene encoding elongation factor G: MKNLDKYRNIGISAHIDSGKTTLTERILYYSGRIHKVREVRGGDGGATMDSMDLERERGITIASAATQVQWRDYTVNIIDTPGHVDFTVEVERSLRVLDGAVLVLCSVGGVQSQSLTVDRQMKRYGVPRIAFINKMDRTGADSASVIKQIEEKLHVVPLPLQIPMGEGAQFEGVVDLVTMQAVTYEGEQGEKEVLGEIPEQFKAAAEEARAAMLETLSMFSDDLMVALLEEAEIPVDDIYKVIREATLSHEITPVMMGTAFKNKGVQTLLDAVVRFLPSPLDREISAIDLDAQQKAIKEGAEDTHSDSFRTKLSHSSDKPLVAMAFKIVDETFGQLTYMRIYQGKIEKGQSYVNTRTGNSTRFGRLVRMHADSREDVDVGEAGDIIAAVGMECASGDTFCSDGENYALESIFVPEPVIRLSIEPLDRDGADRLAKAIQRFNREDPTFHVMTDEETNQTIIAGMGQLHLDVYIERIKREYKVECIVGEPRVAYRETPTIPVEYNHKHKKQTGGSGQYAHVVGKIEPMPVENDGETYEFKNAITQGRIPKEYIPAVDKGFQRALVKGPLCECEVVGVSATLSDGSYHDVDSSEMAFNVAAFNCMRDSLKKANMALLEPIMKLEVEVPEEFQGAVTGHIAQKRGVINTSETKMGTSVFIAEVPLASMFDYANELRSMTQGKGGFSMEFSKYAQVPRNIQEEVVARRLKEKEERMATA; this comes from the coding sequence ATGAAAAATCTGGACAAGTATCGAAACATTGGTATTTCGGCTCACATCGACTCTGGTAAAACCACACTTACCGAACGGATTCTGTACTACTCAGGCCGAATCCACAAAGTGCGTGAAGTGCGAGGTGGTGACGGTGGAGCAACCATGGACAGTATGGACCTGGAGCGTGAGCGTGGGATTACCATCGCTTCTGCCGCCACACAGGTGCAGTGGAGAGACTATACTGTCAACATTATCGATACCCCGGGCCACGTTGACTTTACCGTGGAAGTGGAACGTAGTCTTCGCGTGCTGGACGGTGCTGTTCTCGTGCTCTGTTCGGTAGGCGGTGTACAGAGCCAGTCTCTGACCGTTGACCGTCAGATGAAACGTTACGGCGTTCCCCGTATTGCCTTCATCAACAAGATGGACCGTACTGGTGCCGATTCTGCCAGCGTGATCAAGCAGATCGAAGAAAAGCTGCACGTTGTGCCTCTGCCGCTGCAGATTCCCATGGGCGAAGGTGCTCAGTTCGAAGGTGTAGTTGACCTGGTAACCATGCAGGCCGTCACCTACGAAGGCGAACAGGGTGAAAAAGAAGTCCTCGGCGAAATTCCTGAGCAGTTCAAAGCTGCTGCTGAAGAAGCTCGTGCTGCGATGCTGGAAACCCTCTCCATGTTCAGCGATGACCTGATGGTCGCCCTGCTGGAAGAGGCAGAAATTCCCGTTGACGACATTTACAAAGTCATTCGTGAAGCGACTCTGTCCCACGAAATCACCCCCGTCATGATGGGAACAGCTTTCAAAAACAAAGGTGTGCAGACTCTGCTTGACGCCGTGGTTCGCTTCCTGCCCAGCCCGCTCGATCGTGAAATTTCCGCGATTGACCTGGACGCTCAGCAGAAAGCGATCAAAGAAGGTGCAGAAGATACGCACAGCGATTCGTTCCGTACGAAACTGTCTCACTCTTCCGACAAACCTCTGGTTGCCATGGCCTTCAAGATTGTCGACGAAACCTTCGGTCAGCTGACCTACATGCGAATCTATCAGGGTAAAATTGAAAAAGGTCAGAGCTACGTCAACACCCGAACCGGGAACTCTACCCGCTTCGGCCGGTTGGTACGTATGCACGCTGACAGCCGTGAAGACGTTGATGTAGGTGAAGCTGGTGACATTATCGCCGCTGTAGGTATGGAGTGTGCCTCCGGGGATACATTCTGCAGCGATGGTGAAAACTACGCTCTGGAAAGTATCTTTGTACCTGAGCCTGTGATTCGTCTCTCGATCGAACCACTCGACCGGGACGGTGCCGATCGTCTGGCCAAAGCTATTCAGCGATTCAACCGCGAAGACCCCACCTTCCACGTGATGACTGATGAAGAAACCAATCAGACCATCATCGCTGGTATGGGTCAGTTGCACCTCGATGTTTACATCGAACGTATCAAACGTGAATACAAAGTCGAATGTATCGTGGGTGAACCCCGCGTGGCTTACCGCGAAACACCGACCATCCCTGTGGAATACAATCACAAGCACAAAAAGCAAACTGGTGGTTCTGGTCAGTATGCTCACGTCGTTGGTAAAATTGAACCAATGCCCGTGGAAAATGACGGCGAAACCTACGAATTCAAAAATGCGATCACCCAGGGCCGTATTCCCAAAGAATACATCCCGGCTGTGGACAAAGGATTTCAGCGAGCTCTTGTTAAAGGCCCCTTGTGTGAATGTGAAGTTGTGGGTGTTTCCGCCACTCTGTCGGACGGTAGCTACCACGATGTTGACTCTTCAGAAATGGCGTTCAACGTCGCCGCATTCAACTGTATGCGTGACTCTCTGAAGAAAGCAAACATGGCACTGCTTGAGCCGATCATGAAACTCGAAGTGGAAGTTCCTGAAGAATTCCAGGGTGCTGTCACTGGTCATATCGCTCAGAAACGCGGTGTGATCAATACATCGGAAACCAAAATGGGAACGAGTGTCTTCATCGCTGAAGTCCCGCTGGCAAGCATGTTTGACTATGCCAACGAACTGCGTTCCATGACCCAGGGTAAAGGTGGATTCAGCATGGAATTCTCCAAGTATGCCCAGGTCCCACGTAACATTCAGGAAGAAGTCGTTGCCCGTCGTCTGAAAGAAAAAGAAGAACGGATGGCAACTGCCTGA
- a CDS encoding dihydrodipicolinate synthase family protein codes for MSPSIERQQLQTVHIVPLTAFDQQDRINVEMQSAHTAKLYEAGMRVYLPGAGTSEFHSLLPEEIVQLVKITREVTGPETLIFAPIGYQINAAKQLAVDCLEAGATGIMFMPFAHPYMSDRGAEEYYRAVMDAADCPTLFYKKAAIPSDELLLELASDERAVGVKYSVNQMHQFRTTVTADTEGMEWVCGSAERFAPYYMLAGSGGFTSGAGNVCPHLSLAMHAAFLSGDYAEGMRIQQQILPIEDYRARCGDSFNISMLKYAITLTGADFGPPRPPQRTLTSEQEAEIRQLMEPVLAAEAELAQQKSPVS; via the coding sequence ATGAGCCCATCGATTGAGCGTCAACAGCTGCAAACCGTGCATATTGTCCCACTGACCGCCTTCGATCAGCAGGATCGGATCAACGTCGAGATGCAGTCAGCACATACGGCGAAACTGTATGAGGCAGGCATGCGTGTTTATCTTCCCGGGGCAGGAACCAGTGAATTTCACAGTCTGCTGCCAGAGGAAATTGTGCAACTGGTAAAGATCACTCGCGAAGTTACCGGTCCGGAAACCCTGATTTTTGCACCCATCGGTTACCAGATAAATGCAGCGAAGCAACTGGCGGTTGACTGTCTGGAGGCAGGGGCCACCGGCATCATGTTCATGCCGTTTGCTCATCCTTACATGAGTGATCGCGGGGCGGAAGAATATTACCGTGCCGTGATGGACGCTGCCGACTGTCCTACCTTGTTCTATAAGAAAGCGGCGATTCCCAGTGACGAGCTGCTGCTGGAGCTGGCCTCGGACGAGCGGGCCGTGGGGGTCAAGTATTCGGTGAATCAGATGCATCAGTTCCGGACCACGGTCACCGCCGATACGGAAGGCATGGAATGGGTCTGCGGTTCTGCAGAGCGGTTTGCGCCTTATTACATGCTGGCTGGTTCAGGTGGATTTACCAGCGGGGCCGGGAATGTCTGTCCGCATCTGTCGCTGGCGATGCACGCGGCGTTTCTCTCGGGCGACTATGCCGAGGGAATGCGAATTCAGCAACAGATCCTGCCGATCGAAGATTATCGGGCACGCTGCGGAGACAGCTTCAACATCAGTATGTTGAAGTATGCCATTACTCTGACAGGTGCAGATTTCGGACCTCCGCGGCCACCTCAGCGGACACTGACCAGCGAACAGGAAGCGGAAATACGTCAGCTGATGGAGCCGGTTCTGGCTGCGGAAGCTGAGTTGGCGCAACAAAAAAGCCCCGTTTCGTAA
- a CDS encoding triphosphoribosyl-dephospho-CoA synthase, with the protein MSQNKAQLENWCYLACLLEATARKPGNVHPGVSFPDLAYVDFLRSARAIAPLLPQSEPGRVGETILNCITATRDVSASNSNLGMVLLLAPLLAVPTEQTISAGIDSVLEGLSVADARLVYEAIRVACPGGLGETETQDISDEPTGTLREVMALAAERDAVAREYASGFEITLQTAVPALQEFWNQSSDWETAVIRLQLQLMADCPDTLIARKCGIAEAEEAARRARETLQAEDFESGLQALDHWLRETGNRRNPGTTADLIVAALFVALRDGFIKPPAPATIREKVPPPFQAELSSLIHEG; encoded by the coding sequence ATGAGTCAAAATAAAGCACAACTCGAAAACTGGTGCTATCTGGCCTGCCTGCTCGAAGCGACCGCACGAAAACCGGGAAATGTACATCCTGGCGTCTCGTTTCCCGATCTGGCATACGTTGATTTCCTCCGTTCTGCACGGGCGATTGCCCCCCTGCTCCCACAGTCAGAGCCAGGCAGAGTAGGTGAAACTATCTTGAATTGCATCACAGCAACCCGGGATGTCTCTGCCAGCAACTCCAACCTGGGCATGGTCCTGTTACTGGCCCCGCTGCTGGCTGTACCGACCGAGCAGACCATCTCTGCGGGAATTGACTCGGTTCTGGAGGGATTGAGCGTCGCTGACGCGCGACTGGTTTACGAGGCAATCAGAGTGGCCTGTCCGGGTGGCCTGGGAGAGACAGAAACTCAGGACATTTCTGACGAACCAACGGGCACACTGCGCGAAGTCATGGCCCTGGCAGCTGAGCGGGATGCCGTCGCGCGAGAATATGCCAGCGGATTTGAGATCACCCTCCAGACAGCGGTCCCCGCACTACAGGAATTCTGGAATCAATCCTCAGACTGGGAAACCGCCGTCATTCGTCTGCAGCTCCAGCTGATGGCCGACTGTCCGGATACATTGATTGCCCGTAAATGCGGTATCGCTGAAGCAGAGGAAGCAGCCCGGCGAGCTCGCGAGACCTTACAGGCGGAAGACTTTGAAAGCGGCTTGCAGGCACTTGACCACTGGTTGCGCGAAACGGGAAATCGCAGGAATCCGGGAACGACAGCCGATTTAATCGTCGCGGCTCTGTTTGTTGCCCTGCGGGACGGTTTCATCAAGCCCCCTGCTCCGGCTACAATCAGAGAAAAAGTCCCTCCACCTTTTCAAGCGGAATTGAGCTCGTTAATTCATGAAGGATAG
- a CDS encoding 6-pyruvoyl trahydropterin synthase family protein — MKDSVPRYKVRVTKDHLVFSAAHFITFNGNICERLHGHNWRVAAELTGPLDENGYVFDFIALRDQLQKTVDALDHRVLLPTQHDKIKVREDQNEVEATFEERRWVFPREDCILLPIANTTAELIAHWIGQQLMTVIGSDAASQIELVQIEVEENFGQWAICELPVTRN; from the coding sequence ATGAAGGATAGCGTCCCCCGATACAAAGTTCGCGTCACCAAAGACCACCTCGTCTTCAGTGCGGCACACTTTATCACTTTCAACGGAAATATTTGTGAGCGTCTGCACGGTCACAACTGGCGTGTCGCTGCTGAGCTGACCGGACCTCTCGACGAAAACGGTTATGTCTTCGATTTTATTGCACTCCGCGATCAGTTGCAGAAAACGGTAGATGCGCTCGATCACCGTGTTCTGCTTCCCACACAGCACGATAAAATTAAAGTCCGGGAAGATCAGAATGAAGTCGAAGCCACGTTCGAAGAACGGCGCTGGGTTTTCCCGCGTGAAGACTGCATCCTGTTGCCGATTGCCAATACAACGGCTGAATTAATCGCGCACTGGATTGGCCAGCAGCTGATGACTGTGATAGGATCAGACGCCGCAAGCCAGATCGAATTGGTCCAGATTGAAGTAGAAGAAAATTTCGGGCAGTGGGCAATCTGTGAACTCCCTGTCACCCGGAACTGA
- the trxA gene encoding thioredoxin yields MSANAPWIIDVTEENFETEVLQKSQQIPIIIDFWAPWCGPCQQLAPMLENVINEFQGKVQLAKINIDEQQGLAAAFRVQSIPTVVAFLNGQPVDHFQGILPEESLREWVTQLVPSPIDMLLQEGQILEETDPAAAEGKYREAAELDPKNDTIKLRLAAVLVKLSRFDECGQIIEELEARGFLEPEAEQIKSQLELQAAADEAGGVEEARKALEADPDNADLKIALADALAISNKHEEALEICLAIIAEDKAGAGVEAKATMLRIFDLLGPQSALTSAYRRKLATLLY; encoded by the coding sequence ATGTCAGCCAATGCACCCTGGATCATTGATGTTACCGAAGAGAACTTCGAAACCGAAGTCCTGCAGAAGTCACAACAGATACCGATCATCATCGATTTCTGGGCTCCCTGGTGCGGTCCCTGTCAGCAGCTGGCTCCCATGCTGGAAAACGTGATCAACGAATTCCAGGGAAAAGTCCAGTTGGCGAAAATCAATATCGACGAACAACAGGGACTGGCGGCCGCATTTCGCGTGCAATCGATTCCGACGGTGGTCGCCTTCCTGAACGGGCAGCCCGTCGATCATTTCCAGGGGATCCTGCCCGAAGAGTCGCTGAGGGAATGGGTAACGCAGCTGGTGCCTTCTCCCATTGATATGTTGCTGCAGGAAGGTCAGATCCTCGAAGAGACCGATCCAGCGGCCGCGGAAGGCAAGTACCGTGAAGCAGCAGAACTCGATCCGAAAAACGATACCATCAAACTGCGACTGGCAGCTGTGCTGGTAAAGCTGTCCCGCTTCGATGAATGTGGCCAGATCATTGAAGAACTGGAAGCCCGTGGTTTTCTGGAGCCCGAAGCAGAGCAGATTAAATCGCAGCTCGAACTTCAGGCAGCCGCGGATGAAGCGGGTGGGGTGGAAGAGGCTCGTAAAGCATTAGAGGCAGATCCCGATAATGCAGACCTCAAAATCGCCTTAGCAGACGCCCTGGCGATTTCCAACAAGCATGAAGAAGCCCTGGAAATCTGTCTGGCGATCATCGCAGAAGATAAAGCGGGAGCAGGCGTAGAAGCCAAAGCCACGATGTTGCGAATCTTCGATCTGTTGGGGCCACAGTCAGCACTGACCAGCGCGTACCGTCGCAAGCTGGCGACTCTGCTCTATTAA
- a CDS encoding MotA/TolQ/ExbB proton channel family protein, producing the protein MEHLDSMPDGQSTLPEAQTEDHFLNWSKAVLKSPLFWGAAATFGFYALIPHLPLYRDLVDRYFCSHPLEYATAALFFIGMAIIGVKGMGMFVQKKSLTETQIDWDTIGEIENLHERIDVFEEQVQSQPSWLSETYLGKRLLDTVSFVKSRRSVQDLDEHLKYLAELAAEQLHASYSLIRTITWAVPIIGFLGTVIGITIAIANVTPDQLDTSLSEVTGGLAVAFDTTALALGLSLVLVFSTFIVERMEQKQLEQIELFGIEHIASCLSESEHAVSPLESAEIEAAQQLISRTEEMIQRQTDLWQQNLEGLRGRWAEMMDRQQSSFDQTLQDGMSSTLGNHAVQLEEFRSEFLNAYQSTTEQIEIMLNRWQNKQEESNNQFSTHLAQIWNEVHEDVISAQTRQTTQIEEATRDIADEIRIWNQQMKDSAEVSTLQIQALNNQSEHLLKIVDQEEHLIGLQKRLTENLDAIRAAETFEETLHSLSAAVHLLTARSGRNAA; encoded by the coding sequence ATGGAACACTTGGATTCGATGCCCGATGGTCAGTCGACACTGCCAGAAGCTCAAACAGAAGATCACTTTTTGAACTGGTCCAAGGCGGTCTTGAAGTCTCCACTCTTCTGGGGAGCCGCTGCTACATTCGGGTTTTATGCCCTGATCCCCCATCTCCCCCTGTATCGCGACCTGGTAGATCGCTACTTCTGTAGCCACCCGCTTGAGTACGCCACAGCCGCGCTGTTCTTTATCGGGATGGCCATCATTGGTGTGAAGGGTATGGGCATGTTTGTCCAGAAGAAATCCCTCACCGAAACTCAGATCGACTGGGATACCATTGGCGAGATTGAGAACCTGCACGAGCGAATCGATGTCTTTGAAGAACAGGTGCAGTCACAGCCCTCATGGCTCAGTGAGACCTACCTGGGCAAACGACTACTGGATACGGTCTCGTTTGTGAAAAGCCGCCGGTCAGTACAGGACCTGGACGAGCATCTCAAGTATCTGGCCGAGCTGGCTGCCGAGCAACTCCATGCCAGCTACTCACTCATTCGTACAATCACCTGGGCCGTGCCTATCATCGGCTTCCTGGGTACCGTCATCGGGATTACCATCGCGATTGCCAACGTGACCCCCGATCAGTTGGATACATCATTGTCTGAAGTGACCGGTGGTCTGGCTGTGGCCTTTGATACCACAGCTCTGGCTTTGGGGTTGTCGCTGGTTCTCGTGTTCTCCACCTTCATCGTGGAACGTATGGAACAAAAGCAGCTCGAGCAGATCGAATTATTTGGAATCGAGCATATCGCATCCTGTCTGAGTGAATCAGAACACGCTGTCAGCCCGCTGGAATCTGCCGAAATTGAAGCGGCACAGCAACTCATTTCGCGGACCGAAGAAATGATTCAGCGTCAGACCGATCTCTGGCAACAGAACCTGGAAGGGCTCCGCGGACGCTGGGCCGAAATGATGGATCGGCAGCAGTCGTCCTTCGACCAGACATTGCAGGATGGCATGTCCAGCACGCTGGGTAACCATGCAGTCCAACTGGAAGAATTTCGGAGCGAATTTCTGAACGCGTATCAGTCTACGACTGAGCAGATCGAAATCATGCTCAATCGCTGGCAGAACAAGCAGGAAGAATCGAACAATCAGTTTTCAACACATCTGGCTCAGATCTGGAATGAAGTTCATGAAGACGTCATTTCAGCCCAGACGCGGCAGACCACACAAATCGAGGAAGCAACGCGGGATATCGCTGATGAAATCCGCATCTGGAATCAGCAGATGAAGGACTCAGCCGAAGTCTCGACCCTGCAGATCCAGGCACTGAATAACCAGAGTGAGCACCTGCTGAAGATCGTCGATCAGGAAGAGCATCTGATCGGATTACAGAAACGTCTCACCGAGAATCTGGATGCGATTCGTGCCGCCGAAACGTTTGAAGAAACTCTGCACAGCCTGAGCGCTGCCGTCCATCTGCTGACGGCCCGTTCCGGTCGTAACGCCGCCTGA